A genomic region of Saccopteryx bilineata isolate mSacBil1 chromosome 1, mSacBil1_pri_phased_curated, whole genome shotgun sequence contains the following coding sequences:
- the SKIC2 gene encoding superkiller complex protein 2 isoform X3 — translation MMETERLVLPPRDPLDLPIRAVELGCTGRWELLNVPGAPESTLPHGLPPCAPDLQQEAAQLFLSSPAWLPLHGLEHAARKWQRKTDPWSLLTVLGAPVPSDLQAQRHPTTGQILGYKEVLLENTDLSATTSLSLRRPPGPSSQSLWGNPTQYPFWPGGMDEPTMTELSARDEAEKDIDFEKDLLSVPPGFKKGMNFARKDHPAPAPGLLSLSRLLEPLDLGGGDEEEREAVGPPGGARGDAASASCSAPLARASSLEDLVLREASTVVSPPEPPPPLPQEQWAIPVDVTSPVGDFYRLIPQPAFQWAFEPDVFQKQAILHLERHDSVLVAAHTSAGKTVVAEYAIALAQKHMTRTIYTSPIKALSNQKFRDFRNTFGDVGLLTGDVQLHPEASCLIMTTEILRSMLYSGSDVIRDLEWVIFDEVHYINDAERGVVWEEVLIMLPDHVSIILLSATVPNALEFADWIGRLKRRQIYVISTVTRPVPLEHYLFTGNSPKTQGELFLLLDSGGTFHTKGYYAALEAKKERMSKHAQTFGARQPTHQGGPAQDRGVYLSLLASLRTKAQLPVVVFTFSRGRCDEQASGLTSLDLTTSSEKSEIHLFLQRCLARLRGSDRQLPQVLHMSELLHRGLGVHHSGILPILKEIVEMLFSRGLVKVLFATETFAMGVNMPARTVVFDSMRKHDGSTFRDLLPGEYIQMAGRAGRRGLDPTGTVILLCKARVPEMVDLHRMMTGKPSQLQSQFRLTYSMILNLLRVDALRVEDMMRRSFSEFPSRKDSKAHEQALAELTKKLSTLEEPDLTGQLADLPEYYSWAEELTETRSRIQHQVIESVNGLKSLSAGRVVVVRSQEHHNTLGVILQVSSNSTSRVFTTLVLCEKPTSEHAQERGSTSPAVPYPDDLVGFKLFLPEGPCDHTVAKLQPADMAAITTKVLRVSGEKVLEDFRKRQQPKFKKDPPAAAVTTAVQELLRLAQAHPAGPPALDPVNDLQLKDVSVVEGGLRARKLEELIGGAQCVHSPRFPAQYLRLRERLQVQKEMERLRFLLSDQSLLLLPEYQQRVQVRAGASAGTHCPCRCSPSTSSACRCSGPWGTWTTRAP, via the exons ATGATGGAGACCGAGCGACTcg TGCTCCCTCCCCGGGACCCCCTGGATCTGCCCATTCGGGCTGTGGAGCTGGGATGCACAGGGCGCTGGGAACTGCTGAACGTGCCTGGGGCTCCCGAGAGCACC CTTCCCCACggcctccctccctgtgccccgGATCTGCAGCAAGAAGCAGCACAGTTGTTTCTGTCGTCTCCAGCCTGGCTGCCTCTGCACGGTCTGGAGCACGCTGCCCG aAAATGGCAGAGGAAGACGGATCCCTGGTCTCTCCTCACTGTGTTGGGGGCCCCGGTGCCCTCCGACCTCCAGGCCCAAAGACACCCGACCACAGGCCAGATACTGGGCTACAAGGAG GTCCTGCTGGAGAATACAGACCTGTCGGCCACGACCTCCTTGTCGCTTCGCCGGCCACCAGGGCCCAGCTCCCAGTCCCTGTGGGGGAATCCAACccagtaccctttctggccag GCGGAATGGACGAGCCCACCATGACAGAGCTGAGCGCTCGGGACGAAGCTGAGAAGGACATAGACTTTGAGaaag ATCTTCTTAGTGTCCCACCTGGCTTCAAGAAAGGCATGAACTTTGCACGGAAGG ATCACCCTGCTCCAGCTCCCGGGTTGCTCAGCCTCAGtcgtctgctggagcccctggaccTGGGTGGGGGCGACGAAGAGGAGCGGGAGGCGGTGGGGCCACCAGGAGGAGCCCGAGGGGACGCCGCTTCAGCCTCCTGCAGTGCGCCCTTGGCCCGGGCAAGCAGCTTGGAGGACCTCGTGTTGCGG GAAGCGTCGACCGTTGTATCACCCCCAGAGCCCCCCCCGCCGCTGCCTCAGGAGCAGTGGGCCATTCCCGTGGACGTCACCTCCCCCGTCGGTGATTTCTACCGCCTCATTCCCCAGCCGGCCTTCCAG TGGGCCTTCGAGCCGGACGTGTTCCAGAAACAGGCCATCCTGCACCTGGAGCGGCACGACTCGGTCCTCGTGGCGGCCCACACGTCCGCGGGGAAGACGGTCGTGGCCGAGTACGCCATCGCCCTTGCTCAGAAGCACATGACGCG CACCATCTACACTTCACCCATCAAGGCTCTGAGCAACCAGAAGTTCCGAGACTTCCGAAACACGTTTGGGGACGTGGGGCTGCTGACTGGGGACGTGCAGCTGCACCCGGAGGCCTCCTGCCTCATCATGACGACGGAGATCCTCCG GTCCATGCTGTACAGCGGCTCAGACGTCATCCGGGACCTGGAGTGGGTCATCTTTGACGAGGTCCACTATATCAACGATGCCGAG CGGGGGGTCGTGTGGGAGGAGGTGCTCATCATGCTTCCCGACCACGTCTCCATCATCCTCCTGAGCGCCACCGTCCCCAACGCCCTGGAGTTTGCCGACTGGATTGG ACGGCTGAAGCGGCGCCAGATCTACGTGATCAGCACGGTCACCCGCCCCGTGCCCCTGGAGCACTATCTCTTCACGGGGAACAGCCCCAAGACCCAGGGCGAGCTCTTCCTGCTGCTGGACTCCGGAGGCACCTTCCACACGAAGGG GTACTATGCGGCGCTGGAGGCCAAGAAGGAGCGGATGAGCAAGCACGCGCAGACCTTCGGGGCCAGGCAGCCCACGCACCAGGGGGGCCCTGCACAG gACCGCGGTGTGTACCTGTCCCTCCTGGCCTCCCTCCGCACCAAGGCGCAGCTGCCCGTGGTGGTGTTCACCTTCTCCCGGGGCCGCTGTGACGAGCAGGCCTCCGGCCTCACCTCCCTGGACCTGACCACGAGCTCCGAGAAGAGTGAGATTCACCTCTTCCTGCAGCGCTGCCTTGCCCGCCTCCGCGGCTCGGACCGCCAGCTGCcccag gTCCTGCACATGTCCGAGCTGCTGCACCGCGGCCTGGGCGTGCACCACAGCGGCATCCTTCCCATCCTCAAGGAGATCGTGGAGATGCTGTTCAGCCGCGGGCTGGTCAAG GTCTTGTTCGCTACAGAGACCTTTGCCATGGGCGTCAACATGCCAGCCCGAACGGTGGTGTTTGACTCCATGCGCAAGCATGATGGCTCTACCTTCCGGGACCTTCTCCCCGgggagtacatacagatggcggGCCGGGCCGGCCGGAGGGGCCTGGACCCCACGGGCACCGTCATCCTGCTCTGCAAGGCCCGTGTGCCCGAGATGGTGGACCTGCACCGCATGATGACG ggcaagCCGTCTCAGCTGCAGTCTCAGTTCCGCCTCACGTACTCCATGATCCTGAACCTGCTGCGGGTGGACGCCCTCAGGGTGGAGGACATGATGCGGAGGAGCTTCTCGGAGTTCCCGTCCCGCAAGGACAGCAAG GCCCACGAACAAGCTCTGGCTGAACTGACCAAGAAGCTGAGCACCCTGGAGGAGCCGGACCTGACCGGCCAGCTGGCCGACCTGCCCGAGTACTACAGCTGGGCAGAGGAGCTGACAGAGACCCGGAGCCGGATTCAG CACCAAGTCATCGAGTCTGTGAACGGGCTGAAGTCGCTGTCAGCCGGGAGGGTGGTGGTCGTGAGGAGTCAGGAGCATCACAACACACTGGGTGTGATCCTGCAG GTGTCCTCAAACTCCACCAGCCGAGTGTTCACAACCCTGGTTTTGTGTGAGAAACCCACGTCTGAGCATGCGCAGGAGAGGGGGTCCACCTCCCCAGCTGTACCCTACCCCGACGACCTTGTGGGCTTCAAGCTGTTCCTGCCCGAAG GACCCTGTGACCACACTGTGGCCAAGCTCCAGCCTGCAGACATGGCCGCCATCACCACCAAAGTGCTCCGGGTGAGCGGGGAGAAGGTCCTGGAGGACTTCCGCAAGAGGCAGCAACCGAAGTTCAA GAAGGACCCTCCCGCTGCCGCCGTGACCACTGCCGTCCAGGAACTGCTGCGCCTGGCCCAGGCCCACCCCGCAGGACCCCCCGCCCTCGACCCCGTCAACGATCTCCAGCTAAAGGACGTGTCTGTGGTGGAGGGGGGGCTCCGGGCCCGGAAGCTGGAGGAGCTGATCGGGGGGGCTCAGTGCGTGCACAGCCCCCGGTTTCCTGCCCAG TACCTGAGGCTGCGGGAGCGGCTGCAGGTACAGAAGGAGATGGAGCGGCTGCGCTTCCTGCTCTCGGACCAGTCCCTGCTGCTGCTCCCCGAGTACCAGCAGCGCGTGCAGGTGAGGGCGGGGGCGAGTGCCGGCACCCACTGTCCCTGCCGCTGCTCCCCGAGTACCAGCAGCGCGTGCAG GTGCTCCGGACCCTGGGGTACGTGGACGACGCGGGCACCGTGA
- the SKIC2 gene encoding superkiller complex protein 2 isoform X2 yields the protein MMETERLVLPPRDPLDLPIRAVELGCTGRWELLNVPGAPESTLPHGLPPCAPDLQQEAAQLFLSSPAWLPLHGLEHAARKWQRKTDPWSLLTVLGAPVPSDLQAQRHPTTGQILGYKEVLLENTDLSATTSLSLRRPPGPSSQSLWGNPTQYPFWPGGMDEPTMTELSARDEAEKDIDFEKDLLSVPPGFKKGMNFARKDHPAPAPGLLSLSRLLEPLDLGGGDEEEREAVGPPGGARGDAASASCSAPLARASSLEDLVLREASTVVSPPEPPPPLPQEQWAIPVDVTSPVGDFYRLIPQPAFQWAFEPDVFQKQAILHLERHDSVLVAAHTSAGKTVVAEYAIALAQKHMTRTIYTSPIKALSNQKFRDFRNTFGDVGLLTGDVQLHPEASCLIMTTEILRSMLYSGSDVIRDLEWVIFDEVHYINDAERGVVWEEVLIMLPDHVSIILLSATVPNALEFADWIGRLKRRQIYVISTVTRPVPLEHYLFTGNSPKTQGELFLLLDSGGTFHTKGYYAALEAKKERMSKHAQTFGARQPTHQGGPAQDRGVYLSLLASLRTKAQLPVVVFTFSRGRCDEQASGLTSLDLTTSSEKSEIHLFLQRCLARLRGSDRQLPQVLHMSELLHRGLGVHHSGILPILKEIVEMLFSRGLVKVLFATETFAMGVNMPARTVVFDSMRKHDGSTFRDLLPGEYIQMAGRAGRRGLDPTGTVILLCKARVPEMVDLHRMMTGKPSQLQSQFRLTYSMILNLLRVDALRVEDMMRRSFSEFPSRKDSKAHEQALAELTKKLSTLEEPDLTGQLADLPEYYSWAEELTETRSRIQHQVIESVNGLKSLSAGRVVVVRSQEHHNTLGVILQVSSNSTSRVFTTLVLCEKPTSEHAQERGSTSPAVPYPDDLVGFKLFLPEGPCDHTVAKLQPADMAAITTKVLRVSGEKVLEDFRKRQQPKFKKDPPAAAVTTAVQELLRLAQAHPAGPPALDPVNDLQLKDVSVVEGGLRARKLEELIGGAQCVHSPRFPAQYLRLRERLQVQKEMERLRFLLSDQSLLLLPEYQQRVQVLRTLGYVDDAGTVKLAGRVACAMSSHELLLTELMFDNALSALRPEEIAALLSGLVCQSPGDMAEQLPVTLKQGVERVQAVAKRIGEVQVACGLNQTVEEFVGELNFGLVGVVYEWARGMPFSELAGLSGTPEGLVVRCIQRLAEMCRSLRGAARLVGEPVLGAKMETAATLLRRDIVFAASLYTQ from the exons ATGATGGAGACCGAGCGACTcg TGCTCCCTCCCCGGGACCCCCTGGATCTGCCCATTCGGGCTGTGGAGCTGGGATGCACAGGGCGCTGGGAACTGCTGAACGTGCCTGGGGCTCCCGAGAGCACC CTTCCCCACggcctccctccctgtgccccgGATCTGCAGCAAGAAGCAGCACAGTTGTTTCTGTCGTCTCCAGCCTGGCTGCCTCTGCACGGTCTGGAGCACGCTGCCCG aAAATGGCAGAGGAAGACGGATCCCTGGTCTCTCCTCACTGTGTTGGGGGCCCCGGTGCCCTCCGACCTCCAGGCCCAAAGACACCCGACCACAGGCCAGATACTGGGCTACAAGGAG GTCCTGCTGGAGAATACAGACCTGTCGGCCACGACCTCCTTGTCGCTTCGCCGGCCACCAGGGCCCAGCTCCCAGTCCCTGTGGGGGAATCCAACccagtaccctttctggccag GCGGAATGGACGAGCCCACCATGACAGAGCTGAGCGCTCGGGACGAAGCTGAGAAGGACATAGACTTTGAGaaag ATCTTCTTAGTGTCCCACCTGGCTTCAAGAAAGGCATGAACTTTGCACGGAAGG ATCACCCTGCTCCAGCTCCCGGGTTGCTCAGCCTCAGtcgtctgctggagcccctggaccTGGGTGGGGGCGACGAAGAGGAGCGGGAGGCGGTGGGGCCACCAGGAGGAGCCCGAGGGGACGCCGCTTCAGCCTCCTGCAGTGCGCCCTTGGCCCGGGCAAGCAGCTTGGAGGACCTCGTGTTGCGG GAAGCGTCGACCGTTGTATCACCCCCAGAGCCCCCCCCGCCGCTGCCTCAGGAGCAGTGGGCCATTCCCGTGGACGTCACCTCCCCCGTCGGTGATTTCTACCGCCTCATTCCCCAGCCGGCCTTCCAG TGGGCCTTCGAGCCGGACGTGTTCCAGAAACAGGCCATCCTGCACCTGGAGCGGCACGACTCGGTCCTCGTGGCGGCCCACACGTCCGCGGGGAAGACGGTCGTGGCCGAGTACGCCATCGCCCTTGCTCAGAAGCACATGACGCG CACCATCTACACTTCACCCATCAAGGCTCTGAGCAACCAGAAGTTCCGAGACTTCCGAAACACGTTTGGGGACGTGGGGCTGCTGACTGGGGACGTGCAGCTGCACCCGGAGGCCTCCTGCCTCATCATGACGACGGAGATCCTCCG GTCCATGCTGTACAGCGGCTCAGACGTCATCCGGGACCTGGAGTGGGTCATCTTTGACGAGGTCCACTATATCAACGATGCCGAG CGGGGGGTCGTGTGGGAGGAGGTGCTCATCATGCTTCCCGACCACGTCTCCATCATCCTCCTGAGCGCCACCGTCCCCAACGCCCTGGAGTTTGCCGACTGGATTGG ACGGCTGAAGCGGCGCCAGATCTACGTGATCAGCACGGTCACCCGCCCCGTGCCCCTGGAGCACTATCTCTTCACGGGGAACAGCCCCAAGACCCAGGGCGAGCTCTTCCTGCTGCTGGACTCCGGAGGCACCTTCCACACGAAGGG GTACTATGCGGCGCTGGAGGCCAAGAAGGAGCGGATGAGCAAGCACGCGCAGACCTTCGGGGCCAGGCAGCCCACGCACCAGGGGGGCCCTGCACAG gACCGCGGTGTGTACCTGTCCCTCCTGGCCTCCCTCCGCACCAAGGCGCAGCTGCCCGTGGTGGTGTTCACCTTCTCCCGGGGCCGCTGTGACGAGCAGGCCTCCGGCCTCACCTCCCTGGACCTGACCACGAGCTCCGAGAAGAGTGAGATTCACCTCTTCCTGCAGCGCTGCCTTGCCCGCCTCCGCGGCTCGGACCGCCAGCTGCcccag gTCCTGCACATGTCCGAGCTGCTGCACCGCGGCCTGGGCGTGCACCACAGCGGCATCCTTCCCATCCTCAAGGAGATCGTGGAGATGCTGTTCAGCCGCGGGCTGGTCAAG GTCTTGTTCGCTACAGAGACCTTTGCCATGGGCGTCAACATGCCAGCCCGAACGGTGGTGTTTGACTCCATGCGCAAGCATGATGGCTCTACCTTCCGGGACCTTCTCCCCGgggagtacatacagatggcggGCCGGGCCGGCCGGAGGGGCCTGGACCCCACGGGCACCGTCATCCTGCTCTGCAAGGCCCGTGTGCCCGAGATGGTGGACCTGCACCGCATGATGACG ggcaagCCGTCTCAGCTGCAGTCTCAGTTCCGCCTCACGTACTCCATGATCCTGAACCTGCTGCGGGTGGACGCCCTCAGGGTGGAGGACATGATGCGGAGGAGCTTCTCGGAGTTCCCGTCCCGCAAGGACAGCAAG GCCCACGAACAAGCTCTGGCTGAACTGACCAAGAAGCTGAGCACCCTGGAGGAGCCGGACCTGACCGGCCAGCTGGCCGACCTGCCCGAGTACTACAGCTGGGCAGAGGAGCTGACAGAGACCCGGAGCCGGATTCAG CACCAAGTCATCGAGTCTGTGAACGGGCTGAAGTCGCTGTCAGCCGGGAGGGTGGTGGTCGTGAGGAGTCAGGAGCATCACAACACACTGGGTGTGATCCTGCAG GTGTCCTCAAACTCCACCAGCCGAGTGTTCACAACCCTGGTTTTGTGTGAGAAACCCACGTCTGAGCATGCGCAGGAGAGGGGGTCCACCTCCCCAGCTGTACCCTACCCCGACGACCTTGTGGGCTTCAAGCTGTTCCTGCCCGAAG GACCCTGTGACCACACTGTGGCCAAGCTCCAGCCTGCAGACATGGCCGCCATCACCACCAAAGTGCTCCGGGTGAGCGGGGAGAAGGTCCTGGAGGACTTCCGCAAGAGGCAGCAACCGAAGTTCAA GAAGGACCCTCCCGCTGCCGCCGTGACCACTGCCGTCCAGGAACTGCTGCGCCTGGCCCAGGCCCACCCCGCAGGACCCCCCGCCCTCGACCCCGTCAACGATCTCCAGCTAAAGGACGTGTCTGTGGTGGAGGGGGGGCTCCGGGCCCGGAAGCTGGAGGAGCTGATCGGGGGGGCTCAGTGCGTGCACAGCCCCCGGTTTCCTGCCCAG TACCTGAGGCTGCGGGAGCGGCTGCAGGTACAGAAGGAGATGGAGCGGCTGCGCTTCCTGCTCTCGGACCAGTCCCTGCTGCTGCTCCCCGAGTACCAGCAGCGCGTGCAG GTGCTCCGGACCCTGGGGTACGTGGACGACGCGGGCACCGTGAAGCTGGCGGGGCGGGTGGCTTGTGCCATGAGCAGCCACGAGCTGCTCCTCACGGAGCTCATGTTTGACAACGCTCTGAGTGCCCTCCGGCCGGAGGAGATCGCTGCGCTGCTCTCGGGCCTGGTCTGCCAGAGCCCCGGGGACATGGCGGAGCAGCTCCCCGTCACCCTCAAACAG GGAGTGGAACGTGTCCAGGCTGTGGCCAAGCGGATCGGGGAAGTCCAGGTGGCCTGTGGCCTGAACCAGACCGTGGAGGAGTTCGTGGGGGAGCTGAATTTTGGGCTGGTCGGGGTCGTGTATGAGTGGGCCCGGGGCATG ccCTTCTCTGAACTGGCCGGGCTCTCGGGGACCCCTGAGGGCCTGGTGGTCCGCTGCATCCAGCGCCTGGCTGAGATGTGCCGCTCGCTGCGGGGGGCAGCCCGCCTGGTAGGCGAGCCTGTGCTTGGCGCCAAGATGGAGACAGCAGCCACCCTGCTGCGGAGGGACATCGTCTTTGCCGCCAGCCTCTATACTCAGTGA
- the SKIC2 gene encoding superkiller complex protein 2 isoform X1, which yields MMETERLVLPPRDPLDLPIRAVELGCTGRWELLNVPGAPESTLPHGLPPCAPDLQQEAAQLFLSSPAWLPLHGLEHAARKWQRKTDPWSLLTVLGAPVPSDLQAQRHPTTGQILGYKEVLLENTDLSATTSLSLRRPPGPSSQSLWGNPTQYPFWPGGMDEPTMTELSARDEAEKDIDFEKDLLSVPPGFKKGMNFARKDHPAPAPGLLSLSRLLEPLDLGGGDEEEREAVGPPGGARGDAASASCSAPLARASSLEDLVLREASTVVSPPEPPPPLPQEQWAIPVDVTSPVGDFYRLIPQPAFQWAFEPDVFQKQAILHLERHDSVLVAAHTSAGKTVVAEYAIALAQKHMTRTIYTSPIKALSNQKFRDFRNTFGDVGLLTGDVQLHPEASCLIMTTEILRSMLYSGSDVIRDLEWVIFDEVHYINDAERGVVWEEVLIMLPDHVSIILLSATVPNALEFADWIGRLKRRQIYVISTVTRPVPLEHYLFTGNSPKTQGELFLLLDSGGTFHTKGYYAALEAKKERMSKHAQTFGARQPTHQGGPAQDRGVYLSLLASLRTKAQLPVVVFTFSRGRCDEQASGLTSLDLTTSSEKSEIHLFLQRCLARLRGSDRQLPQVLHMSELLHRGLGVHHSGILPILKEIVEMLFSRGLVKVLFATETFAMGVNMPARTVVFDSMRKHDGSTFRDLLPGEYIQMAGRAGRRGLDPTGTVILLCKARVPEMVDLHRMMTGKPSQLQSQFRLTYSMILNLLRVDALRVEDMMRRSFSEFPSRKDSKAHEQALAELTKKLSTLEEPDLTGQLADLPEYYSWAEELTETRSRIQHQVIESVNGLKSLSAGRVVVVRSQEHHNTLGVILQVSSNSTSRVFTTLVLCEKPTSEHAQERGSTSPAVPYPDDLVGFKLFLPEGPCDHTVAKLQPADMAAITTKVLRVSGEKVLEDFRKRQQPKFKSETQGSGGRRPGSPRGGRELPWKGNLRTTCAFLRKDPPAAAVTTAVQELLRLAQAHPAGPPALDPVNDLQLKDVSVVEGGLRARKLEELIGGAQCVHSPRFPAQYLRLRERLQVQKEMERLRFLLSDQSLLLLPEYQQRVQVLRTLGYVDDAGTVKLAGRVACAMSSHELLLTELMFDNALSALRPEEIAALLSGLVCQSPGDMAEQLPVTLKQGVERVQAVAKRIGEVQVACGLNQTVEEFVGELNFGLVGVVYEWARGMPFSELAGLSGTPEGLVVRCIQRLAEMCRSLRGAARLVGEPVLGAKMETAATLLRRDIVFAASLYTQ from the exons ATGATGGAGACCGAGCGACTcg TGCTCCCTCCCCGGGACCCCCTGGATCTGCCCATTCGGGCTGTGGAGCTGGGATGCACAGGGCGCTGGGAACTGCTGAACGTGCCTGGGGCTCCCGAGAGCACC CTTCCCCACggcctccctccctgtgccccgGATCTGCAGCAAGAAGCAGCACAGTTGTTTCTGTCGTCTCCAGCCTGGCTGCCTCTGCACGGTCTGGAGCACGCTGCCCG aAAATGGCAGAGGAAGACGGATCCCTGGTCTCTCCTCACTGTGTTGGGGGCCCCGGTGCCCTCCGACCTCCAGGCCCAAAGACACCCGACCACAGGCCAGATACTGGGCTACAAGGAG GTCCTGCTGGAGAATACAGACCTGTCGGCCACGACCTCCTTGTCGCTTCGCCGGCCACCAGGGCCCAGCTCCCAGTCCCTGTGGGGGAATCCAACccagtaccctttctggccag GCGGAATGGACGAGCCCACCATGACAGAGCTGAGCGCTCGGGACGAAGCTGAGAAGGACATAGACTTTGAGaaag ATCTTCTTAGTGTCCCACCTGGCTTCAAGAAAGGCATGAACTTTGCACGGAAGG ATCACCCTGCTCCAGCTCCCGGGTTGCTCAGCCTCAGtcgtctgctggagcccctggaccTGGGTGGGGGCGACGAAGAGGAGCGGGAGGCGGTGGGGCCACCAGGAGGAGCCCGAGGGGACGCCGCTTCAGCCTCCTGCAGTGCGCCCTTGGCCCGGGCAAGCAGCTTGGAGGACCTCGTGTTGCGG GAAGCGTCGACCGTTGTATCACCCCCAGAGCCCCCCCCGCCGCTGCCTCAGGAGCAGTGGGCCATTCCCGTGGACGTCACCTCCCCCGTCGGTGATTTCTACCGCCTCATTCCCCAGCCGGCCTTCCAG TGGGCCTTCGAGCCGGACGTGTTCCAGAAACAGGCCATCCTGCACCTGGAGCGGCACGACTCGGTCCTCGTGGCGGCCCACACGTCCGCGGGGAAGACGGTCGTGGCCGAGTACGCCATCGCCCTTGCTCAGAAGCACATGACGCG CACCATCTACACTTCACCCATCAAGGCTCTGAGCAACCAGAAGTTCCGAGACTTCCGAAACACGTTTGGGGACGTGGGGCTGCTGACTGGGGACGTGCAGCTGCACCCGGAGGCCTCCTGCCTCATCATGACGACGGAGATCCTCCG GTCCATGCTGTACAGCGGCTCAGACGTCATCCGGGACCTGGAGTGGGTCATCTTTGACGAGGTCCACTATATCAACGATGCCGAG CGGGGGGTCGTGTGGGAGGAGGTGCTCATCATGCTTCCCGACCACGTCTCCATCATCCTCCTGAGCGCCACCGTCCCCAACGCCCTGGAGTTTGCCGACTGGATTGG ACGGCTGAAGCGGCGCCAGATCTACGTGATCAGCACGGTCACCCGCCCCGTGCCCCTGGAGCACTATCTCTTCACGGGGAACAGCCCCAAGACCCAGGGCGAGCTCTTCCTGCTGCTGGACTCCGGAGGCACCTTCCACACGAAGGG GTACTATGCGGCGCTGGAGGCCAAGAAGGAGCGGATGAGCAAGCACGCGCAGACCTTCGGGGCCAGGCAGCCCACGCACCAGGGGGGCCCTGCACAG gACCGCGGTGTGTACCTGTCCCTCCTGGCCTCCCTCCGCACCAAGGCGCAGCTGCCCGTGGTGGTGTTCACCTTCTCCCGGGGCCGCTGTGACGAGCAGGCCTCCGGCCTCACCTCCCTGGACCTGACCACGAGCTCCGAGAAGAGTGAGATTCACCTCTTCCTGCAGCGCTGCCTTGCCCGCCTCCGCGGCTCGGACCGCCAGCTGCcccag gTCCTGCACATGTCCGAGCTGCTGCACCGCGGCCTGGGCGTGCACCACAGCGGCATCCTTCCCATCCTCAAGGAGATCGTGGAGATGCTGTTCAGCCGCGGGCTGGTCAAG GTCTTGTTCGCTACAGAGACCTTTGCCATGGGCGTCAACATGCCAGCCCGAACGGTGGTGTTTGACTCCATGCGCAAGCATGATGGCTCTACCTTCCGGGACCTTCTCCCCGgggagtacatacagatggcggGCCGGGCCGGCCGGAGGGGCCTGGACCCCACGGGCACCGTCATCCTGCTCTGCAAGGCCCGTGTGCCCGAGATGGTGGACCTGCACCGCATGATGACG ggcaagCCGTCTCAGCTGCAGTCTCAGTTCCGCCTCACGTACTCCATGATCCTGAACCTGCTGCGGGTGGACGCCCTCAGGGTGGAGGACATGATGCGGAGGAGCTTCTCGGAGTTCCCGTCCCGCAAGGACAGCAAG GCCCACGAACAAGCTCTGGCTGAACTGACCAAGAAGCTGAGCACCCTGGAGGAGCCGGACCTGACCGGCCAGCTGGCCGACCTGCCCGAGTACTACAGCTGGGCAGAGGAGCTGACAGAGACCCGGAGCCGGATTCAG CACCAAGTCATCGAGTCTGTGAACGGGCTGAAGTCGCTGTCAGCCGGGAGGGTGGTGGTCGTGAGGAGTCAGGAGCATCACAACACACTGGGTGTGATCCTGCAG GTGTCCTCAAACTCCACCAGCCGAGTGTTCACAACCCTGGTTTTGTGTGAGAAACCCACGTCTGAGCATGCGCAGGAGAGGGGGTCCACCTCCCCAGCTGTACCCTACCCCGACGACCTTGTGGGCTTCAAGCTGTTCCTGCCCGAAG GACCCTGTGACCACACTGTGGCCAAGCTCCAGCCTGCAGACATGGCCGCCATCACCACCAAAGTGCTCCGGGTGAGCGGGGAGAAGGTCCTGGAGGACTTCCGCAAGAGGCAGCAACCGAAGTTCAAGTCAGAGACGCAGGGGAGTGGGGGGCGGCGGCCGGGGAGCCCCCGAGGTGGACGGGAGCTGCCCTGGAAGGGAAATCTCAGGACCACCTGCGCCTTCCTCAGGAAGGACCCTCCCGCTGCCGCCGTGACCACTGCCGTCCAGGAACTGCTGCGCCTGGCCCAGGCCCACCCCGCAGGACCCCCCGCCCTCGACCCCGTCAACGATCTCCAGCTAAAGGACGTGTCTGTGGTGGAGGGGGGGCTCCGGGCCCGGAAGCTGGAGGAGCTGATCGGGGGGGCTCAGTGCGTGCACAGCCCCCGGTTTCCTGCCCAG TACCTGAGGCTGCGGGAGCGGCTGCAGGTACAGAAGGAGATGGAGCGGCTGCGCTTCCTGCTCTCGGACCAGTCCCTGCTGCTGCTCCCCGAGTACCAGCAGCGCGTGCAG GTGCTCCGGACCCTGGGGTACGTGGACGACGCGGGCACCGTGAAGCTGGCGGGGCGGGTGGCTTGTGCCATGAGCAGCCACGAGCTGCTCCTCACGGAGCTCATGTTTGACAACGCTCTGAGTGCCCTCCGGCCGGAGGAGATCGCTGCGCTGCTCTCGGGCCTGGTCTGCCAGAGCCCCGGGGACATGGCGGAGCAGCTCCCCGTCACCCTCAAACAG GGAGTGGAACGTGTCCAGGCTGTGGCCAAGCGGATCGGGGAAGTCCAGGTGGCCTGTGGCCTGAACCAGACCGTGGAGGAGTTCGTGGGGGAGCTGAATTTTGGGCTGGTCGGGGTCGTGTATGAGTGGGCCCGGGGCATG ccCTTCTCTGAACTGGCCGGGCTCTCGGGGACCCCTGAGGGCCTGGTGGTCCGCTGCATCCAGCGCCTGGCTGAGATGTGCCGCTCGCTGCGGGGGGCAGCCCGCCTGGTAGGCGAGCCTGTGCTTGGCGCCAAGATGGAGACAGCAGCCACCCTGCTGCGGAGGGACATCGTCTTTGCCGCCAGCCTCTATACTCAGTGA